The genome window CGCGCGCCGACGACGGTGATGGTGTCGCCCTGGTGCAGTTCGGTCTCGCCGAGCGCGGGCAGGTGGTGGTCCACCCGCTGGATGTCGGTCAGGTAGACCCCGCCGGTGTACTGCCCGTCCATCCCGCGCACCTGGTCGAGCGAGTTGCCCGCGACGGTCTTGTTGGTGACCACGACCTGACGCACCGCCAGCGGGCTGTCCAGCCCCGGCACCCCGGGGGTCTCCGGGCCGAGCTCGTGGCCGGCGTCCAGCACCGCGGCCCGCCGCCCGACCACCAGCACCTGGTCGCCGCGGCGCAGCCGGAGCCGGGGCTCGACGGTCAGCACCCGGCCCGCGCGCTGGACGCCCTCGATGGTGACCAGGTCGGCCCGGACCCCCTCGAACTCGCCGACCGTGCTGCCCTCGCCCTGCGAGACCAGGTAGGTGCGGCCGACCAGGGCGGGCAGCGCGGCCTCCTCGTCGGCGGCCAGCCCGGCGTCGGCGCCGCGCATCTTCTCCCACAGCGCCCGGGAGGCGTCGGCCAGGTTGATCCGCAGCAGCATCGGGAAGACCTGGCTGGTCAGCAGCACGATCGAGATCAGGCCGAAGAGGTAGCAGACCGAGTAGGCGGTGGCCACGTGGTTCTGCGCCTCGACGACCTGGTCGTGGGTCAGCCCGCTCAGCTTGCCGATCGCGTCCTGCGCGGTGCCGACCACGGCGGACTCGGTGGCGGCGCCGGCCAGGATCCCGGAGGCGGTGCCGACGTCCAGGTTGAAGCCCTTGGCGAAGCCGTAGGCCAGGCCGAGCACCAGCGCCACCTCGATCAGGCAGAGCACGCCGAACCGCAGGCCCTTGGCGTTCAGGTTGGCGACGAACTGCGGGCCGGCGATGTAGCCCAGCGAGAAGATGAACAGGGCGAAGGCGACGTTCTTGACGTCGCTGTTCACCGAGACGTGCTGGGTGCCGATCAGCATCGAGACGATCAGCGTGCCGCAGATCCCGCCCAGGGTGATCCGGCCGACCCGCAGCTTGCCGACCAGGTAGCCGAGGCCCAGGCAGGCGAAGAGCGCGAGGACCGGGTTCTCCTTCAGCAGGTTCACCGGGCGATTACATCGTGTTTATGACGTTCTGTCCGTTATGACACTCCGTCATGACACGCTGCACCCGCACCGAGCCGCTCCGCTCAGTGCCAGTCCACCCCGAAGGCGCGGGCCGGGTTGCGGCGCAGGATCAGCTCGACCGCCTCCTCGCCCAGCGCGGCGGCCAGGCGCGGGCGCAGGCCGGTGAGCAGGAACGGCATGCCGGGCCCGTCCGCCGCGGACCGGGCGGCCGCCGTCGTGGTGTCGCCGCCGAGCAGCAACTGGCCCGCGTGGCCGGCCTCGACCAGGTCGACCAGCGTGCCGAGCAGCCGCCAGTCGGTGGCCGCATTCGCCCGGGACGGGCCGTCGAAGGCCAGGAAGGCACCGCTGCGGGCGAGCTCACGGTGCATCGCCGGATCCGGGAAGCGGTTCAGGTGGCCCAGCAGCACCCGGTGCGGCGGCACCCCCAGGCGACCGCAGAGCAGCTCCAGCACCTGGTCGGCGGCACTGCCCAGCTCGTGGTGGATGCCGATCGGCGCGCCGGTCGCGTGGTGCGCGGCGGCGGCCGCCGCCATGGTGCGCCGGGCGTGCCCGTCCAGGCCGTGGAAGCCGCCGGCCACCTTGATCAGGCCGGCCCGCGGGCCGTCCGGGCCGATGCCCTCGGTCAGCTCGGCGGTGAACAGCTCGGCCCAGCGCTCCGGGTCGGGCAGCTCGTCGTAGTGCGCGGCCCGGTGTAGTCCGGTCGCCGCGACCAGGTGCACCCCCGCGGCGGCGGAGAGCGCGGGCAGCTCGGCGGCCCGGCGGTTCAGGCCGTGCGGCGTCCACTGCACCACCGCCCCGCCGCCGGCCGCGCGGAAGGCGGCCAGCTCGGCGGCGGCGGCCGGCACGTCGTCCAGCTCCTGGCCGGGCAGCAGGCGGCTGGCGAAGAAGAGGTGGTCGTGGGCGTCGCAGACGCCCAGCTCGGCCGGGTCCAGGTCGCCGAGCACGGTGCGGACGGCGGGGCTCATCGCCCCTCCTCCTGGGATTCGCCGTCCAGCGCCTCGAAGGTGGCGGCGGCCACCCGGAGTGCGGCCAGCGCCTTCGGCGTGCCGATGTACGGCGCCAGGTGGACGAAGACCTCCACCACCTGCTCGCGGCTCAGCCCGACCCGCAGGCTGCTGCGGATGTGCCCGCTGAGCTGCGGGTCGACCCCGCCCAGGGTGGCCAGCGTGGCCAGGTTGGCCAGCTGACGGTCCTTCGGCTCCAGGCCGGGCCGCTGGTAGGTGCCGCCGAACAGGCTGGTGACGATCCAGTCCGCGAAGCCCGGGGCGATCCGCTCCAGGCCGGGCAGGGCGGCCAGTTGAGTGGCGCGGTCCTGGTAGTCGTCCAGCGCGCGGTAACCGGCTTCGCGGTCCACGGTGGCCGGGGCGAGGCCCAGCCCGTTCGTCATCTCCACTGCTCCCCCTAGGTGTTTCGACTGCTCAACTGCTCGACTGCTCAACTACTCGGGCTGCTCGGCCAGCTGGCCGAGCAGCAGTGCCAGCGCCCCGCGCACGGCCTGGTGGAACGGCTCCGCGGAGTCGGCCGCCCGAGCGAGCACGTAGCCACCCTGGATCACGGCCACCAGGGCCTGGGCC of Kitasatospora viridis contains these proteins:
- a CDS encoding carboxymuconolactone decarboxylase family protein; this translates as MTNGLGLAPATVDREAGYRALDDYQDRATQLAALPGLERIAPGFADWIVTSLFGGTYQRPGLEPKDRQLANLATLATLGGVDPQLSGHIRSSLRVGLSREQVVEVFVHLAPYIGTPKALAALRVAAATFEALDGESQEEGR
- the aspT gene encoding aspartate-alanine antiporter → MNLLKENPVLALFACLGLGYLVGKLRVGRITLGGICGTLIVSMLIGTQHVSVNSDVKNVAFALFIFSLGYIAGPQFVANLNAKGLRFGVLCLIEVALVLGLAYGFAKGFNLDVGTASGILAGAATESAVVGTAQDAIGKLSGLTHDQVVEAQNHVATAYSVCYLFGLISIVLLTSQVFPMLLRINLADASRALWEKMRGADAGLAADEEAALPALVGRTYLVSQGEGSTVGEFEGVRADLVTIEGVQRAGRVLTVEPRLRLRRGDQVLVVGRRAAVLDAGHELGPETPGVPGLDSPLAVRQVVVTNKTVAGNSLDQVRGMDGQYTGGVYLTDIQRVDHHLPALGETELHQGDTITVVGARSRVEKFASWIGATVKSDATDYIYISLGICIGVLIGMITVHAGGAALALGTGGGCLVSGLFFGWLRAQHPTFGAYPPVAAQTMKDLGLSIFIAVTGLAAGPDAGALLRKYPVLLPSAGILMVLVPAFVSLFVGRKLLKIDPPVLIGAIAGQQCSTPAITSITNVAQSSVPMLGYTITYTLSNFLLPLTGPILVGVLGS
- a CDS encoding phosphotriesterase, which codes for MSPAVRTVLGDLDPAELGVCDAHDHLFFASRLLPGQELDDVPAAAAELAAFRAAGGGAVVQWTPHGLNRRAAELPALSAAAGVHLVAATGLHRAAHYDELPDPERWAELFTAELTEGIGPDGPRAGLIKVAGGFHGLDGHARRTMAAAAAAHHATGAPIGIHHELGSAADQVLELLCGRLGVPPHRVLLGHLNRFPDPAMHRELARSGAFLAFDGPSRANAATDWRLLGTLVDLVEAGHAGQLLLGGDTTTAAARSAADGPGMPFLLTGLRPRLAAALGEEAVELILRRNPARAFGVDWH